GGCGTCTGGGCGTATTGCATCTTCTCTCTTATTTGAAATTGCTTGTGTATTATGCATCTAGAAATGAATATTTATACAGAAATGAAGGACAGTGGCCAATTTAATATCTAATAATAAATCAAACAAGCATTACTCGTGCGATATGATAGATTCGGTAAAACCCGCCGAGCTATATCCGGCGGCAGTCGCCGAGCAGACCCCGATCGGACGACGTCACACCCGGTTTTTGGTCGGCCTTCCATTACGCAGAAATTTGATTATATCAGACCATCGCCCGGGGTCTGTGACTTCATTTCGAGCCTTCATTTTTCTCCGTTCTTTCTTTACACGCAGGAATTGCCTCTTCTCTAACGTCTTATAGAATCTTCACCTTTATAGGCACCTAATATCCCAACATGAAGCTTTTaacaaaggaagaagaggatgcgCACTACAGGTACGTCGGCATTCCCCCACGGAGAAAACCACCCCAGCGCACACATTAACAAAAATTTCAGCTCCGTCCTCAAAGGCGGCACCCTGGGCACACTCGCCGGTCTTGCCGCAGGCGTGGGCGGCGTAATGTTCGCCCAAAAACGCTATGCCACAATCCGCAACCTCACCCTCCCCATGAAATCCTTCCTCGTCACCTCCTCGGGAACTTTCGTCGGAATCATCTCCGCTGATAACGCCTCGCGCTCCTTCGAAGCCTCCCGCAACGCCGAACGCCAATGGTACGAGAACCGCGAGCAGCGCCTCCGCGAGGAGGAGCTGCAGGGGATGAGTTTTATGGACCGTGCTTTCGCGTTTGCCCGCCGCGAGAAGTACAAGATTGTCAGTGCTACGTGGGTTGCTAGTATGATTGGGTCGTGGGTGTTTGTGGGCCGGAACCCGTATTTGTCTGGACAGCAGAAGATTGTGCAGGCGCGTGTGTATGCGCAAGGTCTGACGCTGGCGGTGTTGGTTGCGTCGGCAGCGTTTGAGATTTCGGATCAGAGGAAGGGTCGTGGGATGTTGAAGCAGGGGCAGGAGGGTAAGGCGGATATGAATGCGGCGGCTAAGGAGCAGGCTGCGGAGGAGCAACAGGGAGATTTGTGGAAGGATATGGTTGCTGCTGAGGAGCAGAGGTTAAAGCAGAAGCATCAGTCGTTGTATGAGAAGCCGCACGCGCATGCTCAGGCTCCGGCTGACGAGGGTGAGAAGACTGAGAAGGGgggtgagaagaagaaggagaactAAGTACATGCTTGATTCTGTTTAATATGATGACACAAGGCAGGCCCTTCTCTGTCTGTTGGATATTTGGGTGCATTTCATGCGGTAAAAAGGCGTTCTGTTACTTAATATGTATTCCTACTATACAACATATTCAATCCCCTACTCCAAAACCTTCTTCTGATTTTGACAAGATTGGAGAACTTCATTTTGTTACATACTAATCAACCAACTAGGTACAGAGATGAAACCACTTT
This Aspergillus chevalieri M1 DNA, chromosome 3, nearly complete sequence DNA region includes the following protein-coding sequences:
- a CDS encoding HIG1 domain-containing protein (COG:S;~EggNog:ENOG410PIQU;~InterPro:IPR040153,IPR007667;~PFAM:PF04588;~TransMembrane:3 (o20-38i119-140o152-171i)), with protein sequence MKLLTKEEEDAHYSSVLKGGTLGTLAGLAAGVGGVMFAQKRYATIRNLTLPMKSFLVTSSGTFVGIISADNASRSFEASRNAERQWYENREQRLREEELQGMSFMDRAFAFARREKYKIVSATWVASMIGSWVFVGRNPYLSGQQKIVQARVYAQGLTLAVLVASAAFEISDQRKGRGMLKQGQEGKADMNAAAKEQAAEEQQGDLWKDMVAAEEQRLKQKHQSLYEKPHAHAQAPADEGEKTEKGGEKKKEN